TATAAGCAGCTGGTCAAAGCctatttaataaaatacaaattccaATTCATAATAAGACCTTTTATCCAATTCTTCGAAGATGGGAGCTATCAACTTGATCAAGCATATCTATGAGAAATCTAAAGGAAATTTCCTGCTTAATGgtaaaacatttgaaatattcCCACTGAAGTCAGGAACAAGCCAAGGAGGCTGCTATCAAAttacttatttcttatttagtattttaaatgTGCCATGCTTTCTCCTTGTTTCTATTAACCCCCCATGCCTTTTGTTTGATTCATCAAATTATCTTTGATCCACTTTTTCCTCAGTCTGTTtgaaattttgcattttatttgaatTCACTTAATACTTACCAATGGGTAACATACTTAAGCTTAAAAATGTCTTGCAGAGTCTAAAGTGCCATTGCTTTTTCATATTCCACATCTACATATGCTCCAGGACCCGACAAGAATTTTAATAACTTTGAACTCCTGCTAAACTTCTCCCCACCCCTATCCCCCAAATCTCTATGCCAAAGTCTTCtggaattttaatttgtttattcatcttcCTTCCACAATCATACTTATTTAGGCCTAATAATAATAGAGTTGACTGATTTCCACCCTTGCTGGTGTTTCTCCTCAcatccctcttcttcctcctggGTTCTTTTGTTCTTGGCTAAAAGAACATTATCTGGGCTTTCactacagaaaattaaaaaaaaactcaaaccaAATTCATTTGAACAGTGAGGGAATTTAATAACTGTATACTATAAAGTTATAGTATACAGTCAGAGCTAGCTCATGCTTCAGTCCCAGTTGGACTAGGATTCTGGCTCCTTTTGTCTGGTTTCTCCAGGCCCTTCCTCCTTCATGTGTCCTTGACTTCGAGCTAGAACCTCATGCTGGTAAAATGGATGCAGGAGTTCCAGCACTTCAGATCTGCACACTGTATACTTCAGAGCAGGGAGAACAAGAACACCTCTCACCCTGGTTATAGAATTCTGGATTCAGAGTTATTTCCCCTAAGAGCTTTGAGGATATTAACCTATCACTTTCTCATATTCATTGTCGTTGCCAAGGAATGTCTGATGCCATGCTAATTCTTCTTTCCTTGTATCTCCTGTATCTTGTATCTTGTATTTCCTTGAATCTCTCAGGAAGCTTTTGGAATGTTCTTTTCATCTATTTACTAATTTGTTCTTCAGTCCTGCCCATTCTGAGTCAAACTTcaacataattttatatttcaacaATCTATTTTTCATCCCAAATATCTCTAACTGGCTTTTGACATAAGTACATGCTATTCAGAGATATAACATCATTCTGAGAATATTAATTACCAAGACTTTGAAAGTCCTGTCCTAAATTGTTCTATTGGTTCTATTTCCttggggtgttttgtttttttttttcctgttttctctttcatcatGCCCtcttttctgaaatgtttggtacatccgaaaatgaaaaaattatagaagGACAACAGGAGACTACAGATGTGTTTAATAAGCTTTGAGGAAGTAAATGCATGTGTACctaataaaacataatttaaaaaggagACGAGAGGGGCAGCTCAAGCAGATGGAGAACCCCGTCGGGATAATGAGAAGAGGCCTTGGAGGCTCCATTAGGGCGGTCCTCGGTGGACGTTTTGGTTGGGTGGGAAGGAATGAAGCAGAATCAGGATTCACGCCTGTGGCTTCTGAGAAAGGCACATTTAGTAAAAGTCTGGGTCAGAACCCAGAGTCTGGCAGCACGTGGCAGTGGTCAGTATGCAATGTGGGTGAAGAATTCTGGGACCCCAGACACATATGTGCCATAGGAGGTTTGCACCACGCGTAAAGCTGAGCCGGCCAAGGGACTAAACCCTATGGAGGCATAGACGCCTGAAGTGGGGAACCCCCTGAGATCCCAATAGCCGGCGTCATCGGGCAGCAGCTGGACTCTCGCCCCAACCTGGAAtgcctggtggccactgcctggCAGCGTGTCCCCTTGCACTGACGTTGCCTGACTGGCTTCTGGCTCCACGTGGTGGTCCAGCTCTCTATGCCAAGTTGGCCCCAGGACGTGTCCCAGCTCTGGGTGAGGGCTGTCGTCCCTGGGGAGGACCGCTCTCCTGCGGCGGCGTCTTTCACCAGTGTGGCTTTCTTCTCCATTGGGATCTCTTACTACACGCCGGCGTCTTCTTCCTGCGAGGGGAGCTGGTTCTGTGACGGTCGGTGCCTCACGTCTGATGGGTTTCACGTAAGCGAAGGGCTTGGTGGGCTGGCCTCGTTCCACACGGCCGTCTGCTTGGACGGGGTCTTTGTGGTCCACGTCAGGGCTGCCCAGCGATCTAGGATGTCCATCTGAGGCAAGAAGAGGGTGAGATGTGTAAGGTGCTGgaggaggggtgatgtatgggaactacGCACGttacgcatgattgttttctaagctcGCAAATACTCTgataattaaaaaagagagagagagagtgagagagtgagagaaaaagaggtcaGAGGATTTGCCCAAGAAACATTTGGGAAAGGGAAAGTGGGAGGAAGCTGAAGGGATGGCCAGGCAGGCCCCTGCAAACAGAGGGGCAGGAGACCCAGACGGCTGCAGAGGGACCCGCAGGAGTGCCGTCTCTCCCGGGGATCTCGTCTGGGCTCAGTGTTCtccattctgtttttcctttagtcTTCACAACAACATTGTAAGTTGAGTATTGCAacccccattttactgatgactATATCAAATCTACACAAATGCTCATTCACAAGAAAAGTACCATTTTAATTAAACTGACATAGTCCCTGCCTTCACTGAGCTTAAAAAAAGTCAGTAGGAGAGACAAGCAGAACCAAACAAAAAATGGAATGACACAATGGGTGATAAGTCGGAAAGCAAAAGGAGCCACAGTGTCACAAAGGAGGGGGTCTCTGGATCCAAGCTGCCCTGGCCAAAATCCCAGGCAGCCTTACCTTACCTGGGCCTCCATTCCCTTTCTCATAAGTTGGTATAATATACCAGCCCCTGGGTGgttgcaaggattaaatgagttactcAAGCAAAGTACTTGGATTAGTGCCTGGCTCATAGTAAGCTCCCTAAGATGTCTTGGGATGTGTGTGAACATTTTGCTGGAGGATTTAACATAAATGAGGACCTCAAGGATGAGTGAGACTTAGCCAGGCAaaggtggaggagggagggagagtattccaggcagagggaacttCCCCGGACACAGATGCTGGAGAAGGCAGCATGATTTCCAGAACGGAGACCCCTGGAACGGCTGTAGGAGAGACTGCAGGGGCGAGTAAGCCCGGAAAGGCCCTTTGAAGCTAAaccgggtttttttttttatcctgagATCAAATAAGAGCCATTGTATGATTTTAAGGAAGGGATACCACCTTCCCATTTGGACCTTATAAAGGGAGTTGAGTGTGGAGAGGAGGAGGGTCTTGTCTAGAGGCAGGGAGCGCTAAGAAGCTGTTACTGTCATCTGAGGTGGGGGGGATTTCATGGTTGGAAAAGACAGCAGGAATGCAGAGCAATGACGTGGCTTGGTGTTGACCAGGTGGAAAGGGAGAGCTCTGGGATGAGGCCCAACCTCTGCTCCTGACCTTCCCTCTGCTTTCCGGGGGCTCTCCCTTATCCTCCCTGTCATCCTGCCCCCAGCAGACAAGGGTGATGAAGCCACTTTCCCAAGATAGAGCTCAAGGGGGAAACGCAGGGTTGGGTCACAAAAAATGCATTGATATTGGGCCTGAAGTTGTGCTTTGATCAAGTGGAGATGCTGAGAAAATAGAGTCATTATTCTGGAGCTCAGCAGAGCTCTGAACTGGAGTTGGATGTTGGAATCATTAATGTACAGTTGATCATCACAACCATGGAAGTTGATGAGATagccagagagaaggaaagaggcaaAGAAAAGACCTACTAATATTTAAGGAAAAGGTAGAGAAAGCACATCAGACAGGGCCACTGACAGCAAGGAGAATCGGGGAGTCGGGGTGGCGGTGTCCAGATGCAAGGTGAAAAGAATAGATCAAAGGATGAGTAGCCTACCACGTTGACTAAATGGGACAGATAAGGACCGTGATGGGACCACAGGAAGGTTGTTCCTGATAATCTGTAGCTTCAGGAAAGTGGGGACAGAGGTCAGCTTCCAGAgcagtgagtgtgtgtgtaaCGG
The Dasypus novemcinctus isolate mDasNov1 chromosome 26, mDasNov1.1.hap2, whole genome shotgun sequence genome window above contains:
- the PRR20G gene encoding proline-rich protein 20G, whose product is MRYSRFRMEEFRPLKCLRSVTPSQDGHPRSLGSPDVDHKDPVQADGRVERGQPTKPFAYVKPIRREAPTVTEPAPLAGRRRRRVVRDPNGEESHTGERRRRRRAVLPRDDSPHPELGHVLGPTWHRELDHHVEPEASQATSVQGDTLPGSGHQAFQVGARVQLLPDDAGYWDLRGFPTSGVYASIGFSPLAGSALRVVQTSYGTYVSGVPEFFTHIAY